A stretch of Natronococcus sp. CG52 DNA encodes these proteins:
- the queC gene encoding 7-cyano-7-deazaguanine synthase QueC, whose protein sequence is MSNTDTIPPADESTAKRAVVLLSGGMDSATAAYEALERGYEIYALHTSYGQRTEDRELECARRLADEIDAADFLRIETGHLSAIGASSLTDDELDVEDADMESEEIPSSYVPFRNANLLAMATSYAEANDCEAVFIGAHSEDFSGYPDCRPEFFDAFETVVDVGTKPDTEIGIEAPFVERSKTDIAERGVDLEVPYEHTWSCYRENEPACGTCDACAFRLQAFQRIGVRDPIAYEERPSYLEGEPEQ, encoded by the coding sequence ATGTCTAACACCGATACCATCCCTCCGGCCGACGAATCGACAGCGAAACGCGCCGTCGTCCTCCTCTCCGGCGGCATGGACAGCGCGACCGCCGCCTACGAGGCGCTCGAGCGCGGCTACGAGATCTACGCGCTGCACACCTCGTACGGCCAGCGCACCGAGGACCGCGAACTCGAGTGCGCGCGCCGCCTCGCCGACGAGATCGACGCGGCGGACTTCCTGCGGATCGAGACGGGTCACCTCTCGGCGATCGGCGCCTCGAGCCTGACCGACGACGAACTCGACGTCGAGGACGCGGATATGGAAAGCGAGGAGATCCCCTCCTCGTACGTCCCCTTCCGCAACGCGAACCTCCTTGCGATGGCGACCTCCTACGCCGAGGCCAACGACTGCGAAGCGGTGTTCATCGGCGCCCACAGCGAGGACTTCTCGGGGTATCCCGACTGCCGGCCCGAGTTCTTCGACGCCTTCGAGACCGTCGTCGACGTCGGGACGAAACCCGACACCGAGATCGGGATCGAGGCGCCGTTCGTCGAGCGGTCGAAGACCGACATCGCCGAACGAGGCGTCGACCTCGAGGTCCCCTACGAGCACACCTGGAGCTGTTATCGGGAGAACGAACCGGCCTGTGGTACCTGCGATGCCTGTGCGTTCCGCTTGCAGGCGTTCCAGCGGATCGGCGTTCGCGATCCGATCGCGTACGAGGAACGGCCGTCCTATCTCGAGGGCGAACCGGAGCAGTAA